cagcatggctggggaggcctcaggaaagttacaatcatggtggaaggcgaagcgGAAGCAGGGCACCTTCTCCgcaaggcggcaggaaggagaagtggagCAAAGGAGGAGgaatcccttataaaaccatcagatctcttgagatctcactatcatgagaacggcatgggggaacctgccctcatgattcagttacctccacctggtctctcctttgacacatggggattatggggattacaattcaagatgagatttgggtggggacacaaagcctaacggTATCACATGGAGAGGAGATGGAAGCCACAGggtgggccagggccaggcccaggagtcTGGAGAGGGACGGGGTCCCCTGAGGGCTTCTAATGGGGTGATCAAGTCATTCCTAGGTTTTGctgggggtttttgttttgttttgagaaaaggtcttgctctgtcacccagcctggagtgcagtggcgcaaccacagcttactgcagcctcgagttcctggcctcgagtgatccttccacctcagcctcccaaagctgggaccacaggcatgcaccaccattcctgactaatttttaaattttttgtagagatggggtatcactgtattgttcaggatggtcttgaacttctgggctcgagtgatcctcctgcctcagccttcgaaagtgctgggattacaggcatgaatcactgtgctgggctcagacTGAGGTTTTTAAAAGGccattctggccgggcgcggtggctcacgcctgtaaacctagcactttgagaggctgaggtgggtgggtcacttgaggttaggaattcaagaccagcctgatcaacatggagaaaccctgtctctactaaaaatacaaaattagccgggatggtggtgcatgcctgtaatcccagctactcaggagactgaggaacccaggaggtggaggttgcagcgagtcgatatcgcgccattgcactccagcctgggcaacaagagtgaaaatctgtctcaaaaataaataaataaataaaaggccatTCTGCACTGAGGTGGACAGTTTGGAAGGGGGCCAGAGTGGCTGGGGCAAGGAAGGAGGCTTTtatgggggatgggggtggtgaGCTAGAACCAGGGCAGTGGAAAGGACAGGAAGGTATATCACAGGTAAAATCGGTGgctgaagggaagggaagggtgaGGGAGGGAAGGTGTCGGATCTTGCCCAGCTGTAATACAAGGTGAGCACTGCCCACAGAAGGGGAGCTACTCAGGGATGGTTGTCTCGGCCATGGAATGTGGTGGACCCTGCGGGGCGTTCAAGGGACAGTGTCTTAACAGGGAGCTGAGGCCATCAGAGCTGGAGACAGGGTGGAAGGGGCCCAGGACAGGGACAGCATTGGAAGCTCCAGAGCTAGCAGTCATCAGCCCCCTGGTATCTCGTGGGGTGCACAGAGTGAATGCTGGAGGGCCTGAGTCCTTGCGGGGAGGCAGGGAAAGAGACTAAATGCCGGGGACAGGAGCTAGGACAAGGCAGCCTTTCAGGCATGGTGCGTCAACCATGGCTCAGATGCGTCAAGAAGTGGgagggggccaggcgcagtggctcacgcctgtaatcccagcactttgggaggctgaggggggcggatcacgaggtcaggagatcaagaccatccaccatcctggccaacatggtgaaaactctgtctctactaaaaatagaaaaattaactgggtgtggtggcatgcacctgtaatcccagctacccgggaggctgaggcaggagaatagcttgaacctgggaggcagaggttttgcagtgagtcgagattgcaccactgcacttcagcctgggcgagaaagcgagactccgtctcgagaaaaaaaaaaaaaaaaaaaaaaaaggtgggaggaaggaaaagtATCCACTGGATTTAGCAAAGTGAGATTGTCAGTGACCTTGAGGAATTTCCACTGGAGAGCTAGAGAGCTGGGGGTAAAAGGCAGATGACTGGGGTTGCGGAATGAGTGGGAGGTGAGGACGTGGAACTAGAAAAATGGTGAGGACCGCTCTTTGAAGAAGATAATTTGGGATTGTTTTATGGTGTTTTTTTAAAGGCTAACgggcaggaaggagaggaggtgAGGGTATAGGAAGGAAGGCTCCATGGGAACTATGGCCTGGTCAAGGGACAAGATGCACCCCCTCTGCGGCCAGAGGAAGGGGTGCAGCCACGTCTGTAAGAGCAGCAGGAAAAAACCATGCGACAGCCTGTCTCAAGGGTGAGGGCACCGGCGTGGAGCTCACAGAGCTGGAATGAGGGCCTGTGGTTTTGAGGGGGACTCTGGGCTCAGTATGATGTCCTGAGGgtcaggctggggctggggtgccAGATCTAGCAAGTAAAACTACAGGATACCCGATAAAATTTTTTTAGCATAAGTATTTCCCATGCAATGTCCTGGATatacttacactaaaaaaaaaaaattattcgttACTTGTCTGAATTCAAGTCCTGTAATTTTCAGCCAATCCTAGCCCAGCGTGGCGCAGTAGTGGGTCAGGGAGGGCACGGGAACAGCGCGACCCGACAGCCTGGGAAACGGACAGCCGTGTCAGAAGGGCAGGTGCCAGTGGGCAGGAGGCCGGAGAGAAAGCCGTAGCTTCCTTCCACCTCGCGCCGGGCCCGCGGCCGCGCACGGGGACCGCTCCGGGGTCCTCCCGGCGGGAACCCCCCGCCCCAGAACTTTGGTCTCGTCCCACCCACCCCCGCCCGCGCCATGGTCTCGCCCTAGGGCGCCATCGATAACTCTACGCTCGGCCTCGGTCGACTCGCTCCGGCTCCCCTCGCCGTCCTGGACACGGCGGAGTGCGGAGCCGCCCGTAAGGTACGGAGGCCGCGAGCCAGGGGCCGGGAACCGGCTGCTGGGTGGCTGGGAGAGCACGGCCAGGGGAAGCCGGCCAGCAGGGCGGAGCAAGGGCGGTCACCGGAGGACAGGGGAGCTCGGGGGTCCAGCCAGACTGCGCCCTTTCCCATCAGGGCCTGCCGCTGGTCTGCTACGCATGCGCAGCCGCAGCGCTCGGCTTTCCCCGGCCCATCCGCCGCCTTGCGCACGCGCAGCCCGCCCCTGCGGCAGAGTGGCGCCCGCGCGTGACTGCCCCCTGCCGGCTGCGTGGGAGGGGGGGACGGCGCCCCCGCCGCGTGCGTGGGGCGGGGATGGAGCACgcgccctggagccctggagccgcCCGGAGCCAGGTGTCGCGCGTGTGACGCGTGTCCCTGAACCTACCTGCGCTTGTTGTCCCAActctaaaatgggaatgataagcGCCATTCGGCAGCGCCCCGTGGGTCTATAATCTACTTAGCACAGAGCGTGTCCTCTAAGTACTTCACATCCTTCTCTGCAGATGATCTGACCTTTGACTCCTGCCGTTCAGCTCTAGGGCCCGTGCAGGCCACACCATGAACACCTCCCCAGGCACGGTGGGCAGTGACCCGGTCATCCTGGCCACTGCAGGCTACGACCACACCGTGCGCTTCTGGCAGGCCCACAGCGGCATCTGCACCCGGACGGTGCAGCACCAGGACTCCGTATCCTCCACCCGGGGCGGGCAGGGCGGCGCTGGGGGGGATGCCTTGTGTGGGGACCACAGCCTGTGTGAAGGCCAGATGGTGGAGGCCTGGGGGGCCCTGGCCTTAGGGCTACCTTCCCGTCATGCTCCTTAACAGTCCCAGCAGGTGAATGCCTTGGAGATCACACCAGACCGCAGCATGATTGCTGCTGCAGGTATCTCTGACCcttgatctctaactcctgagctcttGTGGGTCGACCTGAGCACAGCCAAGCTTCAGTTCAGCCTGTGTCCCTAGGTTACCAGCACATCCGCATGTATGATCTCAACTCCAATAACCCTAACCCCATCATCAGCTACGACGGCGTCAACAAGAACATCGCGTCTGTGGGCTTCCACGAAGACGGCCGCTGGATGTACACGGGCGGCGAGGACTGCACAGCCAGGATCTGGGACCTCAGGTGCGGTGGGGAGGGGTCCTGCTGCCCGGGGCTGGGGTGGGCTGCTCTGGGAGACCGTTTTAGGTTGGGTTCTCTTCaagcagaggctgagacagggagcTTCCTGTGGGCGACTTACTGGGAGAAGTGAGGACAGGAGGAGAGTGAATTGCATCAAAGCGCGAGTCCTGCCTTGAGCCCGGAGCCAGCGTGTTATTCCCCTTCCACCAGCCACTGGCTTAGGCTCCCTGCTGGAGCAGAGGGCCCTGCGTCCCGAGTATTTCCCAAGAGGCAGGTCCTTCagcagagggaggggaggaatgGCCAGGCCGAGGCCATCTGGGTAGGGCACCAACAAGCCCAGATGGACAGCATGTGCCCCGGCCCGGCCCGCAGGTCCCGGAACCTGCAGTGCCAGCGGATCTTCCAGGTGAACGCACCCATTAACTGCGTGTGCCTGCACCCCAACCAGGTGAGGGGTGCTCATGGGGCCAGGCACCCTGGGACTTTGGAGGGCTGGGCTTGGGCCCTGCCTCACCACCCCTGCACCCCAGGCAGAGCTCATCGTGGGTGACCAGAGCGGGGCTATCCACATCTGGGACTTGAAAACAGACCACAACGAGCAGCTGATCCCTGAGCCCGAGGTCTCCATCACGTCCGCCCACATCGATCCCGACGCCAGCTACATGGCAGCTGTCAATAGCACTGTGAGTCCTGGTGGCAGGTGCTGGGTGCGGGCAGCTTGGCACTCAGCCCTCAGCCTCTGCAGGTGGGCTTATTCCTGGATGTCCCTTAGCGGCCCCCTCCTGCTTCCCCCATCCCGGGCACTAACACCCACCTTGCCAGCAAAGCCAGAAGCCTGAGTGTCGCTCCCGATGGCTTAGTCCTGTCTGCAGGTCGGTCACTCCGCTTTCTGGAGTCTCTCCCAAGTCGGTCCacttccctcttttctctctgttgcctCCTGGTCCCAGTCACTCTCGTTTCTGGTGACGGCTGACACACTCTGAGGCTTCCTTTTCCCCTCCCTGACCTCCCCTGGCCCCTGACACGTTCTCTCTTGGATGCTTCTAGTGGTGCCTGGTCAGTATGAGCCAGGTGGCGTCAGTCCCCTGGGGAGACCCGGGGCTGCTGGCCTCGCCCGTAGGCTGCTGTGGCGTGGTCCCTGCTCTTCTCTCCagcctcattttttttcattaacttcATTTAATCCCAGTGCATCACTTGTACCTCTTGCCCCCGGATTTCCCTTCTGCTGGCCTTTGTCATGCTGTCCCTCTAGCTGGTGCCCTTCTCCTGTCTACTTCCATTGGCCATCGGCATCCTCCGGGAAGGGGAATTTGAGTCCTTGGCCAGCGTGGCCTCCTGTTCTTGGCTTGCCAGGTGTGGCCCTTGGTTGGGGCCAGGCTTCCCAGGTGCCTTCTGCAGGCAGGACCAGAGGGGCCTGCCTGCCCCTCACCCGGGGTCCCCATGCACAGTTGGCCCCCAGTGTTGGCCCCCAGGGCATCCTTCCCTGTGTCTCAGACCTGAGGCCTTGGGCCCCCCGTGACGGTCCTCCTGACCTCTAGGGAAACTGCTATGTCTGGAATCTGACGGGGGGCATTGGTGACGAGGTGACCCAGCTCATCCCCAAGACCAAGATCCCTGCCCACACGCGCTACGCCCTGCAGTGTCGCTTCAGCCCTGACTCCACGTGCGTGCAGGGCCTGCTGGCCCGGGAGGGGACCTGcctgggctgggggctggagaGGGGAGGGGCTGCTGGATGGAGTGGCTGCTGCTGGACATGCCCCATGCCCACCCACTAGGCTCCTCGCCACCTGCTCGGCTGATCAGACGTGCAAGATCTGGAGGACGTCCAACTTCTCCCTGATGACGGAGCTGAGCATCAAGAGCGGCAACCCCGGGGAGTCCTCCCGCGGCTGGATGTGGGGCTGCGCCTTCTCAGGGGACTCCCAGTACATCGTCACTGGtgagccctgccctggcctcccccaTCCCTGGCCTCCCGGCGCTGGCCTCCAGAGCCAGCCCACCTCGGCTGCAGCTTCCCCTCTGCTAGGGCCGCCTGCTTGGCCTGCATCTGCGCTCTGAGCCCTGCCCGATCTCCCCCTCCAGCTTCCTCGGACAACCTGGCCCGGCTCTGGTGTGTGGAGACTGGAGAGATCAAGAGAGAGTATGGCGGCCACCAAAAGGCTGTTGTCTGCCTGGCCTTCAATGACAGTGTGCTGGGCTAGCCTGTGACCCCTCGGGACTGCCTGGTCCAGGTGGTGGCAGCTGGAGAGACCCATGCAGCACCCAGGTCAGAGCAGGCCCTCCTGCCGGCCTGCGCCAGCTGGACCTGATGGCCCCCTGTGGCGCCTTGACCTGCTGGGCCAGGCCGCCCTGGGACTCTCAGCCCCCAGTTGCTTATCCAGATGTGACAGAGCTCGACCCAAGCCAGGCTGCACACTCCTGGACTGGGCTAGCCTGCACTGCCTGGGAAAGTCGGCCGAGGGCCCAAAGCTGCTGAGGGGTCTGAGGCTGGTGCCCACCCCCAAGCTAGTGCGttctctgcccctccctgcccGCGTTTCAGGGCCTCGGTCCATAGAGAACACCACCACCATGGCCAGGTGGAAGGGTTTATTAGTCCCTGCCGGCAGCTGTCCTCCCTGGTGCAGGTGGCCTGGCCAGCCCACTGGATTGGGGACGGGCCAGGTCGGGGGCTCAGTCTGGGAGGTAATAAAAGCAGACCGACACGCAGATGTTGCTCGGGAAGCAGATGTCGATGCAGAGATAAATCAGCCGCTGTCTCCGGGGCCCTGTGGCGAGGGCGCCATGAATCTCCAAGGGCTCCGCCCCCAGCTCCTCAAACCATCCCGAGGGCCTGGCCTTCCCCCACAGCGGTCCTGACTCACCCTCTGCTCGCCGGACCCAGTAGATGGGGGTCCTCATGCACAGGCGCTGCACCAAAGCCCCCACCTGGGCGGGGTCCACTTTGAGGCTCCCCTGCACTGCCAGCAGCTCCTGGGTATGGTGGGTGTCCTGGGTGGGGACCCAAGCCTCTTGGACCTGTTGAGAAGGCTCTGGTGGGCGGTGGGACAGGGCTGCTCCCTGCTCCTGGCTTGGCGGGGCCGGGTATCCTCCAACCCCCAGTGATGTCCCCACCCTCAGCTCTTGTCAGCAGCCTGGGCTCAGGGCGGAGAGAGCTTCCTGTTCCCTGAAACCAGAGCTCCAGCCTGTCCTGTACTGGGCTGCACACAGGACCCTTTGTCTAGCCCCTGGCCCGGGGCTGTGCCCAGCAGGACGGCTCACCTTGGAGGTATCCACCAGCAGCCGCAGGGTCTCCCGATCACTGTCCTCCATCAGGCGGAGGAAGCAGACCTGGTGCTCCTCAGGGCGGTAACAGATGCAGCCCTGGGGAGGCAGGGGGGTGAGGCGGGGCCCCCCAGACCGACACCTGCGAGGGTGACCCCTCCCTGCCCACTCACGCTCTGCCCGTCGAACAGCACCACCCAGCTGTGGTTGCTCTGAGGTGGGGTCACTGTGATGGTCGCCGCGTTCCGGGCCACGTCCACCAGGATGGTTTGGTTGGGCCGGGGCATGTGGGGGCTCGGGAGGGTCATTCGCAGCGTCTGCAGCCTTGGCTGGCAGTGGGAGTTGGAGTTCAGCCGGGCAGCTGGGCAACCCCAGCACAGCCTCCAGCTCTGGGCTGCAGGACTCCTGACATCCCTGAGTGGGCCCTTCCACCCCTTGGTCCTCTGGCTGTCTGCTCCTAGGTGGTGTCACTGCCTGCTCCGCACCCTTACTCTGCTGGAGGCTGGGATATGCCAgcttcccttccccctttccaCTGTCCATGTCCCTGGTGCTGAGGAGGGGCTCACCTTGGGAGGGCCCTGAGCAGAACCAAGAAACCCTCCAGCCACAACCCCCACAGCGGccagcaccagcagcagcagcagcagcagcaggagcaggccCACGGCTCTCCAGCCCCCGCAGGAGGGCTTGGTCTTCACCTGGGCGTGCATCAGGGTCAGAAGGGTCATGAGGGTTAGACATCAGGGAGcaagtgggctggggaagggaggggcTGGGTGGCCTGGGGCACCCCCTGGGTCCTTGCTGCAGGAGTAACGGGAGGCACTCACCCCTGTAGGCCCAGGTTTGGGGCGCTCAGAGCAGCAGCTTGCTGGTTCCATCCTGCAGCCCCTGCTCACAATGTGCCGATTGTCTGCGCCCCTTGTCTGCAGCCTTGGCCAGGGGAAACACAGAACAGAACCCCTCCCCTCCTGACCCTGCGCCTCCCCCTCAGCTCTGGATCTGATATCCAGGTCAGAGCCAGGacagcccctcctcccacctgggGGATGCCTGTCACCAGGCCCGGCTCCAGACACCTGGCCTGTGCAGACTGGAGATCAGGGTCTGGAAGGCGTAGGGCTCGGCCGCCTGGAAATCCAGTCCAGCTGACCGACTGGAGGGCAGCCCAGGCCCGGCCAGGGCGACTCGCTAAGTGTGGTTGGGGTGGATTTCGTTTTCCTAAAGTGGCCTGAGTCTGTCAGGTTACCCTTGACTCCCAGAGTTGGGCACAGGGCCTGACACGCCACAAGCTGTCAATACGTGCCTGTTCAGTGAATGACAGGTGTGGGACTGTGCACCCCCAGCCACTTCCCAGCCCCCGCACACCCAAGACCAGGGGGTTCCTGAAGCCTGGACCACAGACAGGCAGCCTGCAGGAGCCTGTGCCCCTGGGACAGTCAGGCCAGCCTCGGGGGCCCGCCtagcccaactttttttttttgagagggagtctcgctgtgtcccccaggctggagtgcagtggcgtgatctcagctcactgcaacctctgcctcccgggttcacacaattctcatgcctcagcctccctagtagctgggattacagatacatgccaccaagtcccgctaatttttgtatttttagtagagatgggttttcaccattttggccaggctggtcttgaacccctgatctcaagtaatccacctgcctcagccttccaaagtgttgggattacaggtgtgagccaccgcgcccgggccaGCACTACTTCTGAGCTCTGCTCCTTGCCCTGGGCTCTCTGACACGGCAGCCCACCAGCTTCACTGCGGGGCCCTTTGCTTCCCTGGTTTCCCTTTGTGCCTGACTTTCCCTCATTCTCCAAAACATCTTCCCCTGAACCAGGCTGGGAGTGGGCAGTTGGCATTCCAGCTCTGGAGTTGGAACCCCAGTTACCCATCTACTTTGAGTCCTCCCACCCGTGGTGAGACGGCATCGCCCGGGCCAATGCAAGATGAGAGCAAGGACACCTGAGCCAGTGTGGGTTTGAGAGTTTAATCTGCGCTCTGGCGCCCACAGTGCTGCAGCCCCTCATGGGCCAGAGACAGGGCGCACGGGGACTCCCAGCCCCTACCCGGCAAGAGAGGCATCACCGAGGCTGCATCTGCCATGTGCTCCTGGTGTGACTGCACCCTGCCAGGCCAGACCCGGCTTGAGCCAACTTAGCCAAGCCAGCGTCAGTGCCACCAGCCTCATGGGTGGAGCCACCCTCATGCTGCTCTGCAGCACCCTCTGAACCTGATATCCCAGGCCTGGGAGGTGGTGAAGGCTCAGGACGCCTGTTATTGCTCTGAAGTCTTTGTGACCAAGTGGAGTGCTGTGACTGTGGGGCCAAGAGAGAAGCTGCCAGGTACAGGGAAAGGCGCTGGTAGGGAGCCAGCCAGAAGGTGCAGCGTCCCGGGATGGCCCTGCTGAGTCTGCTGTCAGGCCTGTGAAAGGTCAGCAGAGCCAAGGAGCAGGCAGGAGAGGCTGGAGCCCCGCCCAGAACCTTGGCGAGCTGGTGGCCCTGCCAAGTCCTGCTGGCCACTGAAGAGGGAATCCAGGGCAAGGCAGGTGACCTCCTGGGCCACCAGTCTCTAACCCCTACCCCAGCCTAGGGAAGGGGAGGACAGGAAGAGACTGGATGCTTTGTAAAGGACTTCCTGTTCTTGGGGACACAACTCTCGTCCCCTCCCAGAGCCCTGGATGACTGACAGGCATTCCTTGGCCAACACATGCTTGAGCCGCGCTGCTGGCTGCAGGGCACCTGGATGACAGGCATTCCTTGGCCAACACATGCTTCAGCCGCGCTGCCGGCTGCAGGGCACAGAGGCTCCTTCAGTGGAATTTTGCCTACGACACAGAGCACAGCTATTAATACACTTAAGATTCAAATCCATTGCCTGACACAGTTGTTGAAAGTTAAAAACTGTTTGGTAGCAGCACTGCTCTGAGCTCCCTGCACTGCAGCCCAGAGTTCAGTGAAGGCGTCCACGCCATGGCAGCTGCTCCGTCCAAATCACCTGGGTATAAATGCACACTTGAGACAGCGGAGCTTTAGCTGGGCTGCGTTTACAGAACTGGGCAGCAGCCCTGGGTATCTGAAACGGAACAGACACTCAATTGTGACATCAGAGTGGTTTTCAAGGAAGTAGGGGAGGTGGGAGAGTGGTGAGGGCAGCACTTTGCACCCAAGGGCAGGGAGATGCCACCTGGGAGCAGCCGCCTCCTCCACTCCCACCCTGCTGGGAGGCACAGGGACACAGAAGGCTCCGCTGGACTTTCAGTCATACTGATGGGGCTCTGGTCCATGCAAGCCTCTCCCAACAGTCAGAATAATCAGTCCCTCTGCCCCCTGAGGGGCTGGATCCCTGAATGAGTTTTTCCATAAAATACAGGACACACACCCCTAGACCCGCCTGAGTCCCGTCGGCAGGCCCCGGTTACCTGAATCCTGGACAGGTGCTGAGCCTGCCCCCGCCAACCCCACCCAAGGCCCAGAACCCAGCCCACAATGCCTTCCAAGCCTAAAAGTGCATCTTCGATTACAAGCATCTGTAAACAAAATCGTCCCCCAAACGTGTACTTACAAGGTTAACAATGAATGCCTTTGCTTAACTCCAGTTACACTCTTTGAAGCCACTTAGCCGAGCAGATGCTTAAGCCCCACCTATTAATTTGGGTAactggttttcaattttttttttttattctgcagATTAAAGACACTCAATCTTTAACCTTGAAGGGCAGGCAAAAGGTCGGCTATGCTGTCAACATAGAAGTCAGGGACCATTTTCTTCTTAGACACGCAGTCACTTTCCTGATTATTCTTCACATCCCCTAGAGTGGAGACTCCGGTGAGGGTCAGGATGGTCTTCAGGCCACAGGTGACGCCTAGGAGGATGTCTGTGTCCAGGCGGTCTCCCACCATGACGGTGCGCTCGGGGTTGATGCCGTATTCCTGGGACACGCAGTCGAAGATGAAGCGGCTGGGCTTCCCGATGATGTCGGCCTGGCGCTGGGCGGCCATCTCCACGGCTCGGACCAGACACCCGGTACCTGCGGGGCACAGGGGACCGGGTCAAAGGGCGGGGAGGGGGCCCGCCGCCGCCCGCCCCCCAGCCTCCCGCCCCAGGGCGCACGGACCCGCGATGAAGCGGCCGTTCTCAAGCGGAAGCCGGTTGTCCATGTTGGTGCCCACGAGCAGGCAGCCGGGCTGCTGCAGGTAGCGCAGGGCCTTGGTGAGCTTCATGTAGCTGAAGTGCGGGTCAAAGCCCACCACCACCGCGCGCACGTCGGGCTCCAGCGGCGCGTGCAGCCAGTCGCCGGGACCCTCGCCCTGCAGTGGCTCGGGCCCCACGCCCACGCTGGCGACGCCCACGGCCTCCAGCTCCGCGGCCAGGGCTGGGCTGCCCAGCACGTAGGCCTTGGGCGCGGGGGCGCCGGCCAGGCGCTGGCGCAGGTAGAGCGCGGTGCAGTAGGCCGTGCCGAAGACCTCCAGGCTGGCGCCGGGCCCCGCGGGGCCGCCGAAGCCCAGGCGCCGCAGCTTCTCGGCGTAGGCAGCGCGGGTCTTGCTGCTGTTGTTGGTGATGAAGCCAAGGCGCTTGCCGCGGGCTCGCAGCGCCCGCAGGGCCTCGGGCGCGCCAGGCACGGCAGTCTCCCCGCGCCACAGCACGCCGTCGCAGTCGAACAGCAGCGTGTCCACGTCGGCCAGCAGCGCTTGTGCCCGCTCGGCGCTCAGCCGCACGCAGCGGGCGTCGTCGCCACCGGCCTCCGCCGCCGCCATCGCCGCCCgccggccgccgccgcccgccggcCGCTCCTCGCAGCCGCCCGCCGCGGCGCCCTCCCCGCCCCCGGCGCGCTCATTGGCCCAGCGTCTCGCGCCCGCCGCCCATTGGCCTGCACCTTCGCCAATCCTCCCCCGCCTCCCGCGGGCTGCGGGAGCTCAGCGCCAATCGGCGAGGCCCGGCGCGGGGAGAGGGGCGATCATTGGCTACAGGCCTTGGGACGCCCCGGTGATTGGCTGGCAGGGCTTCAACCGGCATTCGGAGTGAATCGCTCGCTGCGGAAATGCGGCAGAGGGGAGAGCAGCGCAGGCGCAAGGCAGCTGTTCCCGGGCTGCGGCGGGCCGCTCACCCATTGGAAGCGAGTGGTCAGCCTAGGTGACGAGGCCCTTCACGGAGTGACCCGGGCCAGGCCGGCTGCCCATTGGCCGGTCTCTCCCGCGGGCACGGGCGGGGCTGTCGCAGGAGCGCCGCGGGAGGGGGCCGAGGCACCTTCGCCGGCCGTGCCCGTGTCTCTGTGCCGTGGACGCGCTCAGGACACGGGGCCACCACGTGGGTCGCTTACCGGCCAGTCCCGCGAGCCAGCCCGGGGCTCCTTCCCCGGCAGGCCTGAGTACTCGCCTCAGTCCTTTGCAAAAACGCGTTCCCGGTTCCTTGGAGGTAACACGAACTAGCCATTACCAGGCTGTGGGATTAGGGTCTAAGGACACTGTCTAGAACTGGGTACTCAGTGATTGCTCGCCGTCATCGTCATCAATTATTAGGTATTTAATTGAGGCAAAACATTACAGTAAAGGGCATGAAAACCGTGCAGCTCGATGgaagttttacatttattattttatttacttatttatttactttttgagacggagtctcgctctgtcgcccaggctggagtgcagtggcgcaatctcggctcactgccagctccgcctcccaggttcacgccattcttctgcctcagcctcccgagtagctgggactacaggcgcatggcaccacgcccggctaattttttgtatttttagtagagacggggtttctccgtgttagccagtatagtctcgatctcctgacctcgtgatccgcccgcctcggcctcccaaagtgctgggattacaggtgtgagccaccgcgcccggtcttttattttttta
This sequence is a window from Gorilla gorilla gorilla isolate KB3781 chromosome 18, NHGRI_mGorGor1-v2.1_pri, whole genome shotgun sequence. Protein-coding genes within it:
- the MLST8 gene encoding target of rapamycin complex subunit LST8; translation: MGTMAWSRDKMHPLCGQRKGCSHVCKSSRKKPCDSLSQGAPSITLRSASVDSLRLPSPSWTRRSAEPPVSSRARAGHTMNTSPGTVGSDPVILATAGYDHTVRFWQAHSGICTRTVQHQDSQVNALEITPDRSMIAAAGYQHIRMYDLNSNNPNPIISYDGVNKNIASVGFHEDGRWMYTGGEDCTARIWDLRSRNLQCQRIFQVNAPINCVCLHPNQAELIVGDQSGAIHIWDLKTDHNEQLIPEPEVSITSAHIDPDASYMAAVNSTGNCYVWNLTGGIGDEVTQLIPKTKIPAHTRYALQCRFSPDSTLLATCSADQTCKIWRTSNFSLMTELSIKSGNPGESSRGWMWGCAFSGDSQYIVTASSDNLARLWCVETGEIKREYGGHQKAVVCLAFNDSVLG
- the BRICD5 gene encoding BRICHOS domain-containing protein 5 isoform X4, with protein sequence MEPASCCSERPKPGPTGVKTKPSCGGWRAVGLLLLLLLLLLVLAAVGVVAGGFLGSAQGPPKPRLQTLRMTLPSPHMPRPNQTILVDVARNAATITVTPPQSNHSWVVLFDGQSGCICYRPEEHQVCFLRLMEDSDRETLRLLVDTSKVQEAWVPTQDTHHTQELLAVQGSLKVDPAQVGALVQRLCMRTPIYWVRRAEGPRRQRLIYLCIDICFPSNICVSVCFYYLPD
- the BRICD5 gene encoding BRICHOS domain-containing protein 5 isoform X2; the protein is MEPASCCSERPKPGPTGVKTKPSCGGWRAVGLLLLLLLLLLVLAAVGVVAGGFLGSAQGPPKPRLQTLRMTLPSPHMPRPNQTILVDVARNAATITVTPPQSNHSWVVLFDGQSGCICYRPEEHQVCFLRLMEDSDRETLRLLVDTSKVQEAWVPTQDTHHTQELLAVQGSLKVDPAQVGALVQRLCMRTPIYWVRRAEGESGPLWGKARPSGWFEELGAEPLEIHGALATGPRRQRLIYLCIDICFPSNICVSVCFYYLPD
- the BRICD5 gene encoding BRICHOS domain-containing protein 5 isoform X3, which codes for MSNPHDPSDPDARPGEDQALLRGLESRGPAPAAAAAAAGAGRCGGCGWRVSWFCSGPSQAKAADAANDPPEPPHAPAQPNHPGGRGPERGDHHSDPTSEQPQLGGAVRRAEREWAGRGHPRRCRSGGPRLTPLPPQGCICYRPEEHQVCFLRLMEDSDRETLRLLVDTSKVQEAWVPTQDTHHTQELLAVQGSLKVDPAQVGALVQRLCMRTPIYWVRRAEGPRRQRLIYLCIDICFPSNICVSVCFYYLPD
- the BRICD5 gene encoding BRICHOS domain-containing protein 5 isoform X1; protein product: MSNPHDPSDPDARPGEDQALLRGLESRGPAPAAAAAAAGAGRCGGCGWRVSWFCSGPSQGEPLLSTRDMDSGKGEGKLAYPSLQQSKGAEQAVTPPRSRQPEDQGVEGPTQGCQESCSPELEAVLGLPSCPAELQLPLPAKAADAANDPPEPPHAPAQPNHPGGRGPERGDHHSDPTSEQPQLGGAVRRAEREWAGRGHPRRCRSGGPRLTPLPPQGCICYRPEEHQVCFLRLMEDSDRETLRLLVDTSKVQEAWVPTQDTHHTQELLAVQGSLKVDPAQVGALVQRLCMRTPIYWVRRAEGPRRQRLIYLCIDICFPSNICVSVCFYYLPD
- the PGP gene encoding glycerol-3-phosphate phosphatase, whose protein sequence is MAAAEAGGDDARCVRLSAERAQALLADVDTLLFDCDGVLWRGETAVPGAPEALRALRARGKRLGFITNNSSKTRAAYAEKLRRLGFGGPAGPGASLEVFGTAYCTALYLRQRLAGAPAPKAYVLGSPALAAELEAVGVASVGVGPEPLQGEGPGDWLHAPLEPDVRAVVVGFDPHFSYMKLTKALRYLQQPGCLLVGTNMDNRLPLENGRFIAGTGCLVRAVEMAAQRQADIIGKPSRFIFDCVSQEYGINPERTVMVGDRLDTDILLGVTCGLKTILTLTGVSTLGDVKNNQESDCVSKKKMVPDFYVDSIADLLPALQG